One Bosea sp. 685 DNA segment encodes these proteins:
- a CDS encoding AprI/Inh family metalloprotease inhibitor, giving the protein MTTKTAGWPRTAGAATLLKAVGLVPLLALTACAGSQRFSFDGPGRSGMPTYDPPPLQSAPPISSAPVTSEPLPPPGGYPVASAPASPGALPPPQDPYYNPNAGAPVSAAPPSAQPGEVPTLRGGGGQIATLGGGAGPARGAVSSRDGVIGNWTAREATGSSCKVQLSSAPALDLYRANAAGCANRDLQKVTAWDYRDGEVYLYQQGGSVVARLRASDGGAMNGAVTKSGAALSLNR; this is encoded by the coding sequence ATGACCACCAAGACCGCAGGCTGGCCTCGAACCGCAGGCGCGGCCACGCTCCTCAAGGCCGTCGGCCTGGTGCCCCTGCTCGCCTTGACCGCCTGCGCGGGCTCGCAGCGTTTCAGCTTCGATGGACCCGGCCGATCGGGCATGCCGACCTACGACCCGCCGCCGCTGCAATCGGCGCCGCCGATCAGCTCCGCACCCGTGACCTCGGAGCCCCTGCCCCCGCCGGGTGGCTATCCGGTCGCCTCCGCGCCGGCCTCGCCCGGTGCCCTGCCGCCGCCGCAGGACCCCTACTACAATCCCAATGCCGGCGCTCCCGTAAGCGCAGCCCCGCCCTCCGCCCAGCCCGGCGAGGTGCCGACCTTGCGTGGCGGCGGCGGCCAGATCGCCACGCTGGGCGGCGGAGCCGGCCCGGCGCGCGGCGCGGTTTCGTCGCGCGATGGCGTCATCGGCAACTGGACGGCGCGCGAAGCCACCGGCAGTTCCTGCAAGGTCCAGCTTTCGAGCGCGCCCGCGCTCGACCTCTACCGCGCCAATGCGGCCGGCTGCGCCAATCGCGACCTGCAGAAGGTCACCGCCTGGGATTATCGCGACGGCGAGGTCTATCTCTATCAGCAGGGCGGCTCGGTGGTTGCGCGCCTGCGCGCTTCCGACGGCGGCGCGATGAACGGCGCCGTGACGAAATCGGGCGCCGCGCTCTCGCTCAACCGGTAG
- a CDS encoding RidA family protein, which translates to MKPLAPSTIAKPFARYSHGVELPAGQRLVFCSGQLGVAPDGTVPEDVRAQADLCFSNIAAILGEAGMTLADIVRINAYVTDRAHMKGYMEARDAHVGSPPPASTLMIVSGFTLPAFKVEIEVVAAASDG; encoded by the coding sequence ATGAAGCCGCTCGCGCCGTCCACGATCGCCAAACCCTTCGCCCGCTACAGCCATGGTGTCGAATTGCCGGCCGGCCAGCGGCTCGTCTTCTGCTCGGGCCAGCTCGGCGTCGCCCCGGACGGGACGGTTCCGGAGGATGTCCGCGCCCAGGCCGATCTCTGCTTTTCCAATATCGCGGCAATCCTTGGTGAAGCCGGCATGACGCTGGCCGATATCGTCCGCATCAACGCCTATGTCACCGACCGCGCCCATATGAAGGGCTATATGGAAGCCCGCGACGCTCATGTCGGTTCGCCGCCGCCGGCGTCGACGCTGATGATCGTCTCGGGCTTCACGCTGCCGGCGTTCA